In one Acomys russatus chromosome X, mAcoRus1.1, whole genome shotgun sequence genomic region, the following are encoded:
- the LOC127184937 gene encoding olfactory receptor 1468-like → MLPFKSEDEFPLFRYSRAMHQGNGTTFSGFILLGLMVGSEQQMLIFALFLCMYLVTMVGNSLIILAIISDTHLHSPMYFFLANLSFTDICFTTTTVPKMLADIQSQNPSISFVGCLTQMYFFMLLVDLDNFLLAAMAYDRYIAICHPLHYAALLNPKRCALLVVIPWVISNLISALHLSLLSHLSFCDPRVVPHFFCDLEPILRLACSDTRINNLLILIVGGAVVFILFTFILVSYVLIGTAVLGVPSIKGKWKTFSTCGSHLSAVTLFYGSLAGVYFLPASSYSAERDKVAAIMYTVITPMMNPFIYSLRNKYMKRALRRLLSKKAFLWSW, encoded by the coding sequence ATGTTGCCATTTAAGAGTGAAGACGAATTTCCCCTTTTTAGATACAGCAGAGCCATGCATCAAGGAAACGGAACTACTTTCTCTGGCTTCATCCTCCTGGGACTCATGGTGGGATCTGAGCAGCAGATGCTCATCTTCGCACTGTTTCTCTGCATGTATCTGGTCACTATGGTAGGAAACTCGCTTATCATCCTGGCTATCATCAGTGATACTCACCTCCACagccccatgtacttcttccttgCCAATCTTTCCTTCACTGACATCTGCTTTACAACCACCACAGTCCCGAAAATGTTGGCTGACATTCAAAGCCAGAATCCAAGCATCTCCTTTGTAGGATGCCTTacacaaatgtattttttcatgCTCCTGGTGGACCTAGACAATTTCCTTTTGGCAGCCATGGCGTATGACCGATATATTGCCATCTGTCATCCATTACACTATGCTGCACTGTTGAATCCGAAGCGCTGTGCCTTGTTGGTTGTCATTCCCTGGGTTATCTCAAATCTCATCTCAGCACTGCATCTCAGCCTGCTGAGCCACTTGTCTTTCTGTGATCCGAGAGTAGTCCCACACTTCTTCTGTGATCTGGAACCCATTTTAAGGCTTGCTTGCTCAGATACTCGAATCAACAACTTACTCATCCTCATTGTTGGGGGAGCAGTTGTCTTCATCCTCTTTACTTTCATTCTTGTCTCCTATGTCCTTATTGGTACTGCTGTGCTTGGTGTTCCATCcataaaaggaaaatggaagacaTTTTCTACATGTGGGTCCCACCTCTCAGCAGTGACCCTCTTCTACGGGTCTCTTGCTGGTGTCTACTTTCTCCCGGCTTCCAGCTACTCAGCAGAAAGGGATAAGGTGGCTGCCATCATGTATACAGTAATTACACCCATGATGAACCCCTTCATCTACAGTCTAAGgaacaaatacatgaaaaggGCACTAAGGAGGCTCCTTAGCAAAAAAGCTTTTTTGTGGAGTTGGTGA